The genome window AAAGATCCGCAGCGGCGCTTACAGCAGTTGGAATGGGCTGGGGAGTTGCACATTCCCTTCACCACGGGGCTGCTCTTGGGCATCGGCGAGTCCCCAACCGACTGGCAGGATACCTTGAGGGCGATCGCTGAGGTTCACCAACGCTATGGCCACATCCAGGAAGTGATCCTGCAGCCCCATCGTCCTGGCACATCCCAAACCTGGGGTGGGGAAGCTTTTGATGCCAACCGTCTGCCCGACGTCGTGGCGATCGCCCGCCAACTGCTGCCGCCAGACATAACTCTACAAATTCCGCCCAACCTAGTTTCTGTCCCTACTCTGCTTGCTTGTCTGGAGGCCGGCGCGCGGGACGTTGGCGGAATTGGCCCCACCGATGAAGTCAACCCCGACTATCCCCATCCTTGCGATTGCACCCTAGCCCATCATCTCGAACAGGCCGGCTGGGATCTGCGCCCCCGCCTACCTATTTATCTCCACCATGATGACTGGCTGGCTCCAGATCTGCACAATAGAGTCAGAGCCTGGCGACAGCGTCTGGGATCATGATGGAACGAAGCAAAGAGCAGCCATGACGATCGGCATTTGGGTTTTGGGAGATCAACTCTGGCAGGAGCAGGCGGCCCTGGCCAGTTGTGTAGATCAACGGGCCGCGACGCCCGTTCTATTGATCGAATCGCGGCAGCAGGGGCGATCGCTGCCCTACCATCGGCAGAAGCTGGTGCTGGTCTGGTCAGCCATGCGACATTTTGCCGAGGAACTCCGCCAGGCTGGCTGGTTCGTAACCTACGCGATCGCGGAGTCCTTTGAACCAGCGCTGCGGGATTGGGTGACTGAGCAGGGGATCAC of Candidatus Obscuribacterales bacterium contains these proteins:
- the cofG gene encoding 7,8-didemethyl-8-hydroxy-5-deazariboflavin synthase subunit CofG is translated as KDPQRRLQQLEWAGELHIPFTTGLLLGIGESPTDWQDTLRAIAEVHQRYGHIQEVILQPHRPGTSQTWGGEAFDANRLPDVVAIARQLLPPDITLQIPPNLVSVPTLLACLEAGARDVGGIGPTDEVNPDYPHPCDCTLAHHLEQAGWDLRPRLPIYLHHDDWLAPDLHNRVRAWRQRLGS